TATTCAAAAAATAAGGGGAAATAAAGGAATCGAGGACATTTTTTACGGAAAAGAGTGGGTCGATCTTTTAACCCGGTATGTGGAGTTCATTCAGATCTTAGGCATCGCGATTGGTTTTATTTTGCTGATCGGGATGATCTCCATGATAGGAATCATCCTTCGATTAACCGTTTATTCAAAACGAGAAGAGATTCAGGTTTTAAAATACATCGGAGCAACCCATTGGTTTATCAAGGTGCCTCTTTTGCTGGAAGGGGCGTTTTTGGGTTTGGTCAGCGTCGGGTTATCTTTGATCGCCCTTTACGGGGTCTTCCAATTATTAATCGGCTTTTCTCCATTCTATGAATTATTTGTCGGGGCTCCGTTTAAGACCACATTCCTGCCGTTAAATTATATTTTTATCTTTCTCATTTCAGGTCCTTTTTTGGGTGTCATGGGAAGTTTTTTTCCTTTGCAAAAATATTTAAAATCTTTTAATTAAGTGAAACAACTGGCTTTGCCAGTGACGGACTTTGGAATGGTCGTCGTTAGACCGAGACGGGCTTGGGAATGGTCGTCGTTAGACCGAGCATAACGTGGGGGTTCGGGGGCTGAGCGCCTTTTGCGAAGGCCCCTGAATATAAATAGACAATGGAACGAAAAATAATAGGCCTCTTTTTAACCGCTTTCCTGTTATTTTCCCCGGAATGGGTATTTTCCGAATCTCTTTCCCAAAAAAAGAATGAGCTTGAAAAACTACAGCGGGAACTTTTGGAAAAACGAAAAATTGAAAAGAAAAATAAAAAACTGGAAAATTCTATTCTAAGTGAATTTGAAAATATCGATAAGAAATGGAGCAATGGAAAAAAGGAGCTTCGGCATTATGAAAGGAATATCAAAAATAAGGACCAGGAAATCAACTCGCTAAACCAACAGATAGAAAATTTAAAAAAAAGAATTGAAGAAAAAAAGATAATTATTAACGCCAGACTTCGCCGGATTTATAAGGAAGACAAAATGGGAGATTTACTCATTTTGACAACCGGGAAAAATTATCAGGATTTCACGACCCGCGTTCATGCGATGGTCGGCATTTCGAAAAGAGATGTTACCGCTTTAAACGAATACGAAGACGGGATGCGCCTTTTAAAAGAAAAAGAAGGCCAGGTGGAAGGAAAGCGTAAAGAACTGGTTGAGATTAAAAAAGAAGCTGCCGGGAAAATAGAGCTATTGGAAAATGAGAAAATCAATAAAAAATTGCTTCTCGCCAAAGTACGCACCGAAAAAGAGCTGACCCGGCAGGCAATCAGAGAATTGGAAGAATCCACTTTAAAAGTTCAAGAACTTATGAGAAAATTAGAGCTTAATCCTTCGAACCGGTCCGGGTTCTTTGCGGAAAAAGGGAGACTTCCCTGGCCCAATCGGGGAGAGGTCGTAGGGAATTTTGGACGGAATAAACACCCTAAATTTGATTTTTATGTCATGAAAAAAGGGTGGGAAATTAAACCGACAGAAGAAGATTACATCCGGGCGATTTACGATGGTGTCGTGGTTTACGCCGATTGGTTTAAGGGGTATGGTCTGCTGATGATTATCGATCATGGAGAAGGTTACTATTCTTTATATGCCCATGCTTCCAAGCTTATGGTTGGGGTTGGAGACAAAGTTAAACAGAATCACGTCATCGGTGAAATAGGGGAAACGGGTTATTCCATGGACCGGAATTTATATTTCGAGATCAGGCAGGGAGAAAAAGCGGTAGATCCTTCCCTCTGGCTTACCAGAAAAAAATAATTCTTTAATCCTTTGCTATGACTGAAGGCGATTGGTATTATAAATCATAAATCAGCTTTGCCGTGGAAACAGGCTTCGGCAGGCTTTGTGGGAGATAGGCGAATGAGATGGAAAGATAAATATAAAACGACGATTTTTCTAACTGCGTTGATGACCATGCTGGTGGTTGGAATTGTAGCCGGGCGGGGATTTGAAAGGGTGTTTGCCCAACCGGACACCTATGATGATCTGAAAACGTTTTCAGAAGTTTTGTCTACGGTTCAGAAAAATTATGTGGAAGAGACAAAATCCAAGGATCTCATTTATGGAGCCATCAAAGGGATGTTAAATACTCTGGATAGTCATTCCTCTTTCATGCCTCCGGAAGTTTACAAGGAAATGCAGGTGGACACCAAAGGAGAATTTGGCGGTTTGGGGATCCAGATCGGAATGAAAGATAGTAAATTAACCGTCATTTCCCCCATTGAGGGAACGCCGGCCGACGCGGCTGGAATTAAAGCCGGAGATATCATTTTAAAAGTAGATGGTCAATCGACTGCGAATATGAATTTGCAGGAAGCGGTTGAAAAAATGAGAGGTCCAAAAGGCAGCAAGGTTACCTTAACCATTGGCCGTGAAAATACGGCAGACCCGCTGGTTTTCACGATGATCAGGGATACGATCAAGATTCAGAGTGTAAAGAGTAAAATGTTGGAACAGGGGATCGGTTATATCCGTCTCACCCAGTTCCAGGAACATAGTTCAAGGGATTTAGAAAAAGTTTTTAAAAAATTAAAAGAAGAAAAAATGCAGTCTTTAATTCTCGACCTGAGAAACAATCCCGGAGGAC
This DNA window, taken from Nitrospirota bacterium, encodes the following:
- a CDS encoding ABC transporter permease — protein: MATLYYFFKEFLYNLNRHRLLTLGAVLTSAFIWVILGFFAIIYFNLFELYSSLKEDVKLIVYLQDGLSGGDVKFLEERLSAEREVSSIRYISKEQALTGFRKTLQAKDDLFKNFEGNPLPSYFEIKFKDLYQSSEDYTRFIQKIRGNKGIEDIFYGKEWVDLLTRYVEFIQILGIAIGFILLIGMISMIGIILRLTVYSKREEIQVLKYIGATHWFIKVPLLLEGAFLGLVSVGLSLIALYGVFQLLIGFSPFYELFVGAPFKTTFLPLNYIFIFLISGPFLGVMGSFFPLQKYLKSFN
- a CDS encoding S41 family peptidase, which codes for MRWKDKYKTTIFLTALMTMLVVGIVAGRGFERVFAQPDTYDDLKTFSEVLSTVQKNYVEETKSKDLIYGAIKGMLNTLDSHSSFMPPEVYKEMQVDTKGEFGGLGIQIGMKDSKLTVISPIEGTPADAAGIKAGDIILKVDGQSTANMNLQEAVEKMRGPKGSKVTLTIGRENTADPLVFTMIRDTIKIQSVKSKMLEQGIGYIRLTQFQEHSSRDLEKVFKKLKEEKMQSLILDLRNNPGGLLTSAVEVSEMFLEPGKLIVSIKGRDGKKEEYSSNGPPNQENFPMIVLVNEGSASASEIVSGALQDWGRAVIVGVQTFGKGSVQTILPLSDGSGLRLTTAKYYTPKGRSIQNVGIDPDIVVKPAPIKDPKGMAINRQIVREKDLERHLKNETAKEPAKEPQPASPQSEDSLPILEEKKDPEDLQLLKAIDLLKSWKIFKQLMPTVTTKNSEQNTQKEVLVGK
- a CDS encoding peptidoglycan DD-metalloendopeptidase family protein, with the protein product MERKIIGLFLTAFLLFSPEWVFSESLSQKKNELEKLQRELLEKRKIEKKNKKLENSILSEFENIDKKWSNGKKELRHYERNIKNKDQEINSLNQQIENLKKRIEEKKIIINARLRRIYKEDKMGDLLILTTGKNYQDFTTRVHAMVGISKRDVTALNEYEDGMRLLKEKEGQVEGKRKELVEIKKEAAGKIELLENEKINKKLLLAKVRTEKELTRQAIRELEESTLKVQELMRKLELNPSNRSGFFAEKGRLPWPNRGEVVGNFGRNKHPKFDFYVMKKGWEIKPTEEDYIRAIYDGVVVYADWFKGYGLLMIIDHGEGYYSLYAHASKLMVGVGDKVKQNHVIGEIGETGYSMDRNLYFEIRQGEKAVDPSLWLTRKK